The Epinephelus lanceolatus isolate andai-2023 chromosome 14, ASM4190304v1, whole genome shotgun sequence genome has a window encoding:
- the LOC117249750 gene encoding indian hedgehog B protein-like, with product MRISFLLLTASLCALVLLLAPASEGCGPGRGYGKRRLPKKLIPLAYKQFSPNVAEKTLGASGRPEGKITRNSERFKELTPNYNTDIIFKDEEDTGADRLMTQRCKDKLNSLAISVMNMWPGVKLRVTEGWDEDGHHSEDSLHYEGRAVDITTSDRDRNKYAMLARLAVEAGFDWVYYESKAHIHCSVKSEHSVAAKTGGCFPGNAQVVLKGGATKQMRDLQPGDHVLASSTTNGHGPLLYSPVLSFLDRQPNVTKIFYTIGTNTGLNITLTAAHLIFVTDCTGGLSEPKWGETAKEPLLGSVQRGGPSWEAGLRTVFASEVQPGQCVLTSQGKAGSQGTLSVVTFVDEQRSTGLYAPLTQHGSIVVNGVLASCYAAVDNHHLAHWVLAPLRFFYSLMRPSEPQTNGLHWYPWLLQRLGQMLLDAGHFHPWGIEQGHR from the exons ATGCGGATCTCCTTCCTCCTTCTCACCGCCTCTCTGTGTGCCTTGGTCCTCCTCCTCGCACCTGCCTCGGAGGGCTGCGGGCCGGGGAGGGGGTACGGCAAGAGGCGGCTCCCGAAGAAGCTCATCCCGCTCGCTTACAAGCAATTCAGCCCCAACGTCGCCGAGAAGACCCTGGGAGCCAGCGGGAGACCCGAGGGCAAAATTACGCGCAACTCCGAGCGCTTTAAAGAACTGACGCCGAATTATAACACAGATATTATCTTCAAAGATGAGGAGGACACGGGCGCCGACAGGCTGATGACCCAG CGTTGCAAAGACAAGTTAAACTCTTTGGCCATCTCTGTGATGAACATGTGGCCGGGTGTTAAGCTGAGAGTGACCGAAGGCTGGGATGAAGATGGTCACCATTCAGAGGACTCGCTGCACTATGAGGGCCGGGCTGTCGACATCACCACCTCAGACAG GGACAGAAATAAGTACGCCATGTTGGCCCGCTTGGCAGTAGAAGCCGGATTTGACTGGGTCTACTACGAGTCCAAAGCCCACATTCACTGTAGCGTCAAGTCAG AACATTCTGTGGCAGCCAAAACCGGTGGCTGCTTCCCTGGCAATGCTCAGGTTGTCCTCAAGGGTGGGGCTACTAAACAGATGCGTGACCTCCAGCCTGGTGACCACGTCTTGGCCTCCTCAACGACAAATGGTCACGGCCCCCTTCTCTACAGCCCGGTCTTATCCTTCCTGGACCGCCAGCCCAACGTCACAAAGATCTTCTACACCATTGGCACCAACACAGGACTTAATATTACTCTCACCGCCGCTCACCTGATCTTTGTCACAGACTGCACTGGTGGGCTGAGTGAGCCAAAGTGGGGAGAGACAGCTAAAGAGCCACTTCTGGGCTCCGTACAGAGGGGCGGGCCGAGCTGGGAAGCAGGTCTGCGGACAGTTTTTGCCAGTGAGGTCCAGCCGGGACAGTGCGTACTCACATCACAAGGTAAAGCGGGGTCACAAGGAACACTTTCAGTCGTGACCTTTGTAGATGAGCAGAGGAGCACCGGGTTGTACGCCCCACTGACCCAGCATGGCTCCATAGTGGTGAACGGTGTGCTTGCGTCCTGCTATGCTGCTGTGGACAATCACCATTTGGCCCACTGGGTCCTGGCCCCGCTGAGGTTCTTCTACAGCCTGATGAGACCCTCAGAACCGCAGACCAACGGCCTGCACTGGTACCCTTGGCTTCTACAGAGGCTGGGGCAAATGCTGTTGGACGCTGGGCACTTCCACCCCTGGGGGATTGAGCAAGGACATAGATAG